In the Lysinibacillus sp. PLM2 genome, one interval contains:
- the leuC gene encoding 3-isopropylmalate dehydratase large subunit gives MMAKNIIEKIWDTHVVHHEEGKPDLLYIDLHLIHEVTSPQAFEGLRLAGRKVRRPDLCFATMDHNVPTKNLPTINDPIAKKQITTLAENAKEFGIQLADMGHPDQGIVHVIGPELGLTQPGKTIVCGDSHTSTHGAFGALAFGIGTSEVEHVLSTQTLWQNKPKTMEIRVNGQLGVGVAAKDIILAIIAKWGISIGTGHIVEFTGEAIRSLTMEERMTICNMSIEAGAKAGLISPDEKTVEFLRGRRYAPKDDKFNEAAAYWLSLASDPNATYDVVLEIDANEIEPIVTWGTNPSMGTGVSKSVPTVDDFESETDKQALKKALKYMGLEEGQPIESIEIQHVFIGSCTNSRLSDLRTAASIVEGKKLHPGVRGIVVPGSWSTKKAAEEEGLDKIFLEAGFEWRESGCSACLGMNEDTIPAGERCASTSNRNFEGRQGAGARTHLVSPAMAAAAAIEGHFVDVRKYVKQEQEV, from the coding sequence GTGATGGCAAAAAATATTATTGAAAAAATTTGGGATACTCACGTTGTACATCATGAAGAGGGCAAACCTGATTTACTTTATATTGATCTTCATTTAATTCATGAAGTAACATCTCCTCAAGCTTTTGAAGGGTTACGATTAGCGGGACGTAAAGTACGCCGTCCAGATTTATGCTTTGCAACAATGGATCATAACGTACCGACTAAAAATTTGCCTACAATTAATGATCCAATTGCAAAAAAACAAATTACAACACTAGCAGAAAATGCAAAAGAATTTGGAATTCAACTTGCCGATATGGGACATCCAGATCAAGGGATTGTTCACGTGATAGGTCCTGAATTAGGATTAACACAACCAGGTAAAACCATTGTTTGTGGTGACTCACATACTTCTACTCACGGTGCATTTGGTGCATTAGCATTTGGTATTGGTACATCAGAAGTAGAACATGTGTTATCTACTCAAACGTTATGGCAAAACAAACCAAAAACTATGGAAATTCGCGTGAATGGCCAATTAGGTGTTGGCGTAGCTGCGAAGGATATTATTTTAGCCATTATTGCGAAATGGGGTATCAGTATAGGCACTGGCCACATTGTGGAATTTACAGGCGAAGCCATACGTTCATTAACGATGGAAGAACGAATGACAATATGTAATATGTCTATTGAAGCCGGTGCGAAAGCAGGCTTAATATCACCTGATGAAAAAACAGTGGAATTTTTACGTGGACGACGTTACGCACCGAAAGATGATAAATTTAATGAGGCAGCAGCTTATTGGTTAAGCCTTGCGTCAGATCCGAATGCTACTTATGATGTGGTGCTGGAAATTGATGCTAATGAAATTGAACCGATTGTAACATGGGGTACTAATCCATCAATGGGAACTGGTGTGTCTAAATCAGTCCCAACTGTAGATGATTTTGAGTCTGAAACAGATAAACAGGCATTGAAGAAAGCTCTTAAATATATGGGATTGGAAGAAGGGCAACCAATCGAATCCATCGAAATCCAACATGTATTTATTGGCTCGTGTACAAATTCACGTCTTTCAGACTTAAGAACTGCTGCAAGTATTGTGGAAGGTAAAAAGCTTCATCCAGGTGTACGTGGAATTGTTGTACCAGGTTCATGGTCAACAAAAAAAGCAGCGGAAGAGGAAGGGTTAGATAAAATATTCTTAGAAGCTGGTTTTGAATGGCGTGAATCAGGATGTTCAGCATGTCTCGGTATGAATGAAGATACAATCCCAGCAGGAGAACGTTGTGCATCAACTTCAAACCGTAACTTTGAGGGGCGCCAAGGAGCAGGAGCACGAACTCACTTAGTAAGTCCAGCTATGGCTGCTGCAGCCGCAATTGAAGGTCACTTCGTTGATGTACGTAAATACGTAAAACAAGAGCAAGAAGTATAA
- the leuB gene encoding 3-isopropylmalate dehydrogenase yields the protein MEKKITVLPGDGIGPEVVASAVRVLQAIGKRYNHKFHLSYAVIGGKAIDEFNNPLPDETIATCKESDAILLGAVGGPKWDNNPPELRPEKGLLKIRKTFDLFANLRPVKAFPSLLGASPLKREVAENVDLMIVRELTGGIYFGEKHRTENEASDLNIYTRKEIERIVDNAFEMARLRKGRLCSVDKANVLETSRLWRQVVEEKKEQYPDVEVEHNLVDSVAMKLITNPEHFDVVVTDNMFGDILSDEASVITGSLGVLPSASIREDHFGLYEPIHGSAPDIAGSGKANPAATILSVAMMLRYSFGLKEEATEIERAVSAVFNDGYFTADLAKDGSRSLSTNEWTDRVIAEIDTNFVADSIVESYI from the coding sequence ATGGAAAAGAAAATTACAGTGTTACCTGGCGATGGTATTGGTCCTGAAGTTGTTGCTTCAGCTGTTCGAGTATTACAAGCAATTGGCAAACGTTACAATCATAAATTTCATTTATCCTATGCGGTTATCGGTGGTAAAGCAATAGATGAATTCAACAATCCATTACCAGATGAAACAATCGCAACCTGTAAAGAAAGCGATGCAATTCTATTAGGAGCAGTAGGTGGTCCTAAATGGGATAACAATCCACCTGAACTTAGACCTGAAAAAGGATTACTTAAGATCCGAAAAACCTTTGATCTATTTGCAAACCTTCGCCCTGTAAAAGCATTTCCTAGTTTACTAGGAGCATCTCCATTGAAGCGCGAAGTTGCGGAGAATGTTGATTTAATGATCGTACGTGAATTAACTGGTGGTATTTACTTTGGAGAAAAACATCGCACAGAAAACGAAGCTAGCGATTTAAATATATATACTCGTAAGGAAATTGAACGTATTGTAGATAATGCATTCGAAATGGCTCGCTTACGTAAAGGAAGACTTTGTTCTGTTGATAAAGCAAACGTTCTAGAAACCTCTAGATTATGGCGTCAGGTGGTAGAAGAGAAGAAAGAACAATATCCAGATGTCGAAGTTGAACATAACCTTGTTGATTCTGTAGCAATGAAGCTTATTACAAATCCTGAACATTTTGATGTTGTCGTTACTGACAACATGTTTGGAGACATTTTAAGTGATGAAGCTTCAGTAATCACTGGATCTCTTGGTGTATTACCATCTGCTTCTATTAGAGAAGATCATTTTGGATTATATGAACCAATTCATGGTTCAGCTCCCGATATAGCTGGATCAGGAAAAGCAAACCCTGCAGCAACAATTCTATCAGTAGCAATGATGTTACGTTATTCCTTCGGATTAAAAGAAGAAGCTACGGAAATTGAACGTGCAGTTAGTGCAGTGTTTAATGATGGTTACTTTACTGCCGATTTAGCAAAAGACGGATCACGATCCTTATCAACTAATGAGTGGACTGATCGTGTAATCGCTGAAATAGATACGAATTTTGTAGCTGATAGTATAGTAGAATCTTATATTTAA
- the citB_1 gene encoding aconitate hydratase: MASNLHNSRSSFEVNGKTYNYYRLSAIEEAGIANVSRLPYSIKVLLESVLRQYDNYVIKDEHVNNLAKFGNGADPEGEVPFKPSRVVLQDFTGVPVVVDLASLRSAMKELGGDPNKINPAIPVDLVIDHSVQVDKYGNASALQANMDLEFERNAERYNFLKWAQTAYDNFRAVPPATGIVHQVNLEYLAPVVHVKENEDGTFETFPDSVVGTDSHTTMINGLGVLGWGVGGIEAEAGMLGQPSYFPIPEVIGVKLTGELPNGATATDLALKVTQVLRKRGVVGKFVEFFGPGVSKLPLADRATISNMAPEYGATCGFFAIDEESLNYMRLTGRDEEHIAVVENYLKANNMFFDPSLEPVYTDVLEVKLDEIEPNLSGPKRPQDLIPLSEMKARYHEAVTAPMGVQGFGLTEDEFSKTSTIKFADGDVEMPTGAVAIAAITSCTNTSNPYVLLAAGLVAKKAVEKGIQPPKWVKTSLAPGSKVVTGYLQDSGLQTYLDQIGFNTVGYGCTTCIGNSGPLLPEIEEAIKDKDLFVTSVLSGNRNFEGRVHPLVKANYLASPPLVVAYALAGTVDIDLQKDSLGKDKDGNDVFFADIWPSTEEVNEVLNKVVTRELFQKEYKTVFTANEKWNEIETSTESLYTFDDKSTYIQNPPFFTGLSKEPEAIKGLENLRVIAKFGDSITTDHISPAGAIGKDTPAGKYLQENGVAIRDFNSYGSRRGNHEVMMRGTFANIRIRNQVAPGTEGGFTTYWPTGEVEYIYDAAMKYQANGTGLVVLAGNDYGMGSSRDWAAKGTFLLGIKTVIAQSYERIHRSNLVMMGVLPLQFMPGENAETLGLTGKEEISVNITDDVKPRDILTVTAKAEDGTVKEFKALARFDSEVEVDYYRHGGILQMVLRAKAAE; this comes from the coding sequence ATGGCAAGCAATTTACACAACAGCCGATCTTCATTCGAAGTAAACGGTAAAACTTATAACTATTACCGTTTATCTGCAATTGAAGAAGCTGGTATCGCAAACGTATCACGCCTTCCATACTCAATCAAAGTATTATTAGAATCCGTTTTACGTCAATATGACAACTATGTAATTAAAGATGAGCACGTAAACAACTTAGCTAAATTTGGTAATGGCGCAGATCCAGAAGGGGAAGTACCATTCAAACCATCTCGTGTAGTTTTACAAGACTTCACAGGTGTACCAGTAGTAGTTGACTTAGCTTCTTTACGTTCAGCTATGAAAGAATTAGGTGGAGACCCTAATAAAATTAACCCAGCAATTCCAGTAGATCTTGTAATTGACCACTCAGTACAAGTTGATAAATATGGTAATGCATCTGCATTACAAGCAAACATGGATTTAGAGTTCGAACGTAACGCAGAACGTTACAACTTCTTAAAATGGGCTCAAACTGCATATGATAATTTCCGTGCTGTACCACCTGCAACAGGTATCGTACACCAAGTAAACTTAGAATATTTAGCACCTGTAGTACATGTTAAAGAAAACGAAGATGGCACTTTCGAAACATTCCCAGACTCAGTTGTAGGTACTGACTCTCATACAACTATGATTAACGGTCTAGGCGTACTTGGTTGGGGTGTTGGTGGTATTGAAGCAGAAGCAGGTATGCTTGGACAACCTTCATACTTCCCAATTCCAGAAGTTATCGGTGTTAAATTAACTGGTGAACTTCCTAACGGTGCTACAGCAACTGACTTAGCATTAAAAGTAACACAAGTATTACGAAAACGTGGTGTAGTAGGTAAATTCGTAGAGTTCTTCGGTCCTGGTGTATCTAAATTACCACTTGCTGACCGTGCTACAATTTCGAACATGGCTCCTGAATATGGCGCTACATGTGGTTTCTTCGCAATTGATGAAGAATCATTAAACTATATGCGTTTAACAGGTCGTGACGAAGAGCACATCGCAGTAGTTGAAAACTACTTAAAAGCAAACAACATGTTCTTCGACCCATCTTTAGAACCTGTATACACAGATGTGTTAGAAGTTAAATTAGACGAAATTGAACCAAACCTTTCTGGTCCAAAACGTCCACAAGATTTAATTCCTCTTTCAGAAATGAAAGCTCGTTACCATGAAGCAGTTACTGCTCCAATGGGCGTTCAAGGTTTCGGATTAACTGAAGATGAATTCTCAAAAACTTCAACAATTAAATTTGCTGATGGCGATGTAGAAATGCCTACAGGTGCAGTAGCAATCGCTGCTATTACATCATGTACAAATACATCTAACCCATATGTTCTTTTAGCTGCTGGTTTAGTTGCTAAAAAAGCGGTAGAAAAAGGTATTCAACCACCGAAATGGGTTAAAACTTCATTAGCTCCTGGTTCTAAAGTAGTAACAGGTTACTTGCAAGATTCAGGTTTACAAACTTACCTTGACCAAATTGGTTTCAATACAGTAGGTTATGGATGTACAACATGTATCGGTAACTCAGGTCCATTATTACCTGAAATCGAAGAAGCAATTAAAGATAAGGACTTATTCGTAACTTCAGTTCTTTCTGGTAACCGTAACTTCGAAGGTCGTGTACATCCATTAGTAAAAGCTAACTACTTAGCATCACCACCATTAGTAGTTGCATACGCTTTAGCTGGTACTGTCGATATCGACCTACAAAAAGATTCTTTAGGTAAAGACAAAGATGGCAACGATGTATTCTTCGCTGATATTTGGCCTTCAACTGAAGAAGTTAACGAAGTATTAAACAAAGTAGTAACTCGTGAACTATTCCAAAAAGAATACAAAACTGTATTTACTGCTAACGAAAAATGGAATGAAATTGAAACATCAACTGAGTCTCTTTACACATTTGATGACAAATCAACATACATCCAAAACCCACCATTCTTCACTGGTCTTTCTAAAGAGCCTGAAGCAATTAAAGGTCTTGAGAACTTACGTGTAATCGCGAAATTCGGTGATTCAATTACAACTGACCACATTTCACCAGCTGGTGCGATTGGTAAAGACACACCTGCAGGTAAATATTTGCAAGAAAATGGTGTTGCAATCCGTGACTTCAACTCTTATGGTTCACGTCGTGGTAACCATGAAGTAATGATGCGTGGTACATTTGCAAACATTCGTATCCGTAACCAAGTAGCACCAGGTACAGAAGGTGGATTCACTACTTACTGGCCAACAGGTGAAGTTGAGTACATTTATGACGCAGCTATGAAATATCAAGCTAACGGTACTGGTTTAGTAGTATTAGCTGGTAACGACTACGGTATGGGATCTTCTCGTGACTGGGCTGCTAAAGGTACATTCTTACTAGGTATTAAAACGGTTATCGCACAAAGCTACGAACGTATCCACCGTTCTAACCTTGTAATGATGGGTGTATTACCACTTCAATTTATGCCAGGTGAAAACGCTGAAACATTAGGTTTAACTGGTAAAGAAGAAATTTCTGTAAATATCACTGATGATGTAAAACCACGTGATATATTAACAGTTACTGCTAAAGCTGAAGATGGAACTGTTAAAGAGTTCAAAGCTCTAGCACGTTTCGATTCAGAAGTAGAAGTAGATTACTACCGTCACGGTGGTATTCTACAAATGGTTCTTCGTGCGAAAGCAGCAGAATAA
- the uvrC_1 gene encoding nucleotide excision repair endonuclease gives MIKIELPKPDLVIYQRKQDLKEGEVPITPINGFIDLHKITREKGGFFLFYNKANEVLFVGKARKLRQRIKKHFEDNVSPIKNHRDEVYKIEVYEVEDPMEREIYETYAINMLRAKYNVDKVFYE, from the coding sequence TTGATAAAAATTGAATTACCCAAACCAGATTTAGTGATTTACCAAAGAAAACAGGATTTAAAAGAAGGTGAGGTTCCAATAACGCCAATCAATGGGTTTATAGATCTTCACAAGATTACACGTGAAAAAGGCGGATTTTTCTTATTTTATAATAAGGCGAATGAAGTTTTATTTGTAGGAAAGGCACGTAAATTGCGCCAAAGAATTAAAAAGCATTTTGAGGATAATGTGTCTCCGATTAAAAATCACCGTGATGAAGTATACAAAATTGAAGTTTACGAAGTGGAAGATCCAATGGAACGTGAGATTTATGAAACTTATGCCATTAACATGCTTCGAGCAAAATATAATGTAGATAAAGTTTTTTATGAGTAA
- the leuD gene encoding 3-isopropylmalate dehydratase small subunit: MEPINQVNSIITPLDRKNVDTDQIISKEFLKRIERTGFGRFLFYHWRFDDQGNEISDFVLNKPEYKGSQILVAQDNFGCGSSREHAPWAILDYGFRVVIAPSFADIFHNNCFKNGILPIKLTEAECDEILAKGLEKPYSVAVNLEEQTVKGEEGAVYQFNIDPYYKEMLLNGWDEIALTFKYEEKIAEYEAKRIAF, from the coding sequence ATGGAACCTATTAATCAAGTGAATAGTATTATTACACCATTAGATCGTAAAAATGTAGACACTGACCAAATTATTTCAAAAGAATTTTTGAAACGTATTGAACGTACTGGATTTGGCCGTTTCCTATTTTATCATTGGCGTTTTGATGACCAAGGAAATGAAATTTCAGATTTTGTATTAAATAAACCAGAATATAAAGGATCTCAAATTCTAGTTGCTCAAGATAACTTCGGTTGCGGTTCATCACGTGAACATGCGCCATGGGCAATACTAGATTATGGATTCCGAGTAGTAATTGCACCGAGCTTTGCAGATATCTTCCATAACAACTGCTTCAAAAATGGAATTCTACCAATTAAATTAACAGAAGCAGAGTGTGATGAAATTTTAGCAAAAGGGTTAGAAAAACCATATTCTGTTGCTGTAAATTTAGAAGAACAAACAGTTAAAGGGGAAGAAGGAGCAGTTTATCAATTTAACATTGATCCTTATTATAAAGAAATGCTACTTAATGGTTGGGATGAAATTGCCTTAACATTTAAATATGAGGAAAAAATAGCAGAATATGAAGCAAAGAGAATTGCATTCTAA
- the leuA gene encoding 2-isopropylmalate synthase, protein MRKIDIFDTTLRDGEQSAGINLNTQEKIEIAKQLERLGVTIIEAGFPASSPGDFDAVNRIAGTVKNSIVTGLARCVQKDIDTTWEALKVAEQPHIHVFLATSPIHMEFKLKKTPDQVLEQAVEAVKYAKKFFPLVQWSAEDGFRTDRQFLVKIIEKVIAAGATTINVPDTVGYASPQEYGELFKFLRENVNGAHKVKFSAHCHDDLGMAVANSIAAIQNGADQVECTINGIGERAGNASLEEIGVAMHIRKDIYEIETGLNLKEIKRTSQLVSRLTGVVIQPNKAVVGKNAFAHESGIHQDGVLKHKETYEIISPALIGEEEVDLVLGKHSGRAAFRDRAVKMGYELSDEKLNKAFQEFKKLADRKKEITEEDLITLLTDQQVSVEDIPLFELKTVQVSYGTENIPTATASVITPEGELKTLAATGSGSVEAIFNTLEQLVNGKVNILDFGVKSVSKGRDALAESVVTLRYNGFTSTGRDNSQDVLAATAKAYLNAINRHLIQENIHGARQIANV, encoded by the coding sequence ATGCGTAAAATAGATATATTTGATACAACGCTTCGTGATGGCGAACAGTCAGCGGGAATCAATTTGAATACTCAAGAAAAAATCGAAATCGCAAAGCAATTAGAACGTTTAGGTGTAACAATTATTGAAGCAGGATTTCCTGCTTCAAGCCCTGGTGATTTCGACGCGGTAAATCGTATCGCAGGCACAGTAAAAAATTCTATTGTAACAGGACTTGCACGTTGTGTTCAGAAAGATATTGATACAACTTGGGAAGCACTCAAAGTTGCTGAACAGCCACATATCCACGTATTCTTAGCAACTAGTCCAATTCATATGGAATTTAAATTGAAAAAAACGCCAGATCAAGTATTAGAGCAAGCTGTAGAAGCAGTTAAATACGCTAAAAAATTCTTCCCACTTGTTCAATGGTCTGCTGAAGATGGCTTCCGTACAGATCGCCAATTTTTAGTTAAAATCATTGAGAAGGTAATTGCTGCAGGTGCTACTACAATTAACGTTCCAGATACAGTTGGCTATGCATCTCCACAAGAGTATGGTGAGCTTTTCAAATTCTTACGTGAAAATGTTAATGGCGCTCATAAAGTAAAATTCTCTGCACACTGCCATGATGATCTTGGGATGGCCGTGGCAAATTCCATAGCTGCAATTCAAAATGGTGCAGATCAAGTTGAATGTACTATTAACGGAATTGGAGAACGTGCTGGTAACGCTTCTTTAGAAGAAATTGGTGTTGCAATGCATATTCGAAAAGATATTTACGAAATTGAGACTGGCTTAAATTTAAAAGAAATCAAACGTACTTCTCAATTAGTAAGTCGTTTAACTGGTGTGGTTATTCAACCAAATAAAGCAGTAGTCGGTAAAAACGCATTTGCACATGAATCAGGAATTCACCAAGACGGTGTTCTAAAACATAAAGAAACGTATGAAATAATTTCACCTGCTTTAATCGGTGAAGAAGAAGTTGATTTAGTTTTAGGTAAACACTCTGGACGTGCAGCATTCCGTGACCGGGCTGTAAAAATGGGCTACGAATTATCTGATGAAAAGCTAAACAAAGCCTTCCAAGAATTCAAAAAATTAGCTGACCGTAAAAAAGAAATTACAGAGGAAGATTTAATAACACTTTTAACAGATCAGCAAGTATCTGTAGAAGATATTCCATTATTTGAGCTTAAAACAGTTCAGGTTTCATACGGAACAGAAAATATTCCAACTGCTACAGCATCAGTTATTACACCTGAGGGAGAACTGAAAACTCTTGCTGCGACAGGATCGGGATCTGTTGAAGCGATATTCAACACATTAGAACAATTAGTAAACGGAAAAGTAAATATATTAGACTTCGGTGTTAAATCAGTAAGTAAAGGTCGCGATGCTCTAGCGGAGTCAGTAGTCACTTTACGCTATAACGGATTCACATCAACTGGGCGCGATAACTCACAAGATGTACTTGCGGCCACTGCAAAAGCTTACTTAAATGCTATTAATCGTCACTTGATTCAAGAAAATATTCATGGAGCTCGTCAGATCGCAAATGTTTAA
- the yfkA gene encoding putative protein YfkA, which translates to MNTLEKITPNFDPWEAYMDIEQHGKLTLSNVEFTTTTLCNMRCAHCAVGYTLQTKDPIALPVELFIQRLEEIPHLRSLSITGGEPMLSKKSVENYVKPLLKYAHERGVRTQMNSNLTIDGARYLEIAPYLDVLHISHNWGTIEEFVETGFAMMERKPTFDQRASLFDRMIENSRLLAEHGVMVSAETMLNKNTLPYLEHIHHQIVHEMKCARHEVHPMYPSDFASSLTALSLDETRQAIHHLLDIRDEDTWMLFGTLPFYPCSLKDEDQELLKRLRKAKNVTLRNDPDGRSRLNINIFTGDVIVTDFGDTPALGNVKEDSLPEVFDKWLDTDLAKSLNCHCPAVKCLGPNVLVKNMYYQDTNFISGSVK; encoded by the coding sequence ATGAATACATTAGAAAAGATTACCCCTAATTTTGACCCTTGGGAAGCATATATGGATATTGAACAACATGGAAAATTAACCCTTTCGAATGTTGAGTTTACAACTACTACTTTATGTAATATGAGATGTGCTCATTGCGCTGTTGGTTATACATTACAGACGAAAGATCCTATTGCGCTCCCAGTAGAGTTGTTTATTCAACGACTTGAAGAGATCCCTCATTTACGTTCTTTAAGTATTACAGGTGGCGAACCGATGCTTAGTAAAAAATCAGTTGAAAATTATGTAAAACCATTATTGAAATATGCCCATGAACGTGGTGTGCGTACTCAAATGAATTCGAACCTAACAATTGATGGAGCTCGTTATCTAGAAATTGCTCCATATCTAGATGTTTTACATATTTCTCACAATTGGGGAACAATTGAAGAGTTTGTAGAAACAGGATTTGCAATGATGGAGAGAAAACCAACATTTGATCAACGTGCTTCTTTATTTGATCGGATGATTGAAAACTCTCGTCTTTTAGCAGAACATGGCGTCATGGTATCAGCAGAAACGATGTTAAATAAAAATACATTACCTTATTTAGAACACATACATCATCAAATTGTACATGAAATGAAATGCGCAAGGCATGAAGTGCACCCTATGTACCCATCAGATTTCGCCTCTTCTTTAACAGCACTTTCATTAGATGAAACCCGACAAGCTATCCATCATTTGCTTGATATTCGTGATGAAGATACTTGGATGCTATTTGGTACACTACCCTTCTATCCTTGTAGTTTAAAAGATGAAGATCAAGAGCTACTAAAACGTTTGCGTAAAGCAAAAAATGTTACATTACGAAATGACCCAGATGGAAGATCGCGCTTAAATATTAACATTTTCACTGGCGATGTCATTGTAACAGACTTTGGCGATACGCCTGCACTTGGTAATGTTAAAGAAGACTCCTTACCTGAAGTCTTTGATAAATGGTTAGATACAGATTTAGCTAAGTCATTAAACTGTCACTGTCCGGCAGTCAAATGTTTAGGGCCAAATGTTCTCGTTAAAAATATGTATTACCAAGATACGAATTTTATTAGTGGATCAGTTAAGTAA
- a CDS encoding ISL3 family transposase yields the protein MHMYFNMKIPGFEGVEIHKVENVEDRIALYVMMPRKEHKCPVCGNLTSKVHDYRIQKIKHLKWFERLSMIFYKRRRYVCDCGKRFSEDNPFVERYQQYSKEWNQVARIKAIKGKTFKETAEVLGTSITTIIRRFDSVLNDKLANGVELPKHIAIDEYKGDTDAGTYQLIIANAETHEPLDILPNRRKNTIKDYLRKFGSSVNVVVMDMNPHFKEAVKKALSRPVIVADRFHYSRYIYWALDEVRRIVQKEWHAYDRKQCKRMRHVLYKRKEKLKEKDRWYLNRYLGMSDVLKQAYILKEAYCKWLDWAKKTNDIKEIKEKLFEFYKQVEESNIPAFIKAIQTFKNWQVEILNSFSYGYSNGFLEGINNKSKVIKRNAYGFKRFEHYKGKILLSNQYKEIGVHLG from the coding sequence GTGCATATGTATTTTAACATGAAGATTCCAGGATTTGAAGGTGTAGAGATTCATAAAGTTGAGAATGTTGAGGATCGAATAGCATTATATGTAATGATGCCTAGGAAAGAACATAAATGTCCTGTTTGTGGAAATCTAACTTCAAAGGTTCATGATTATCGTATACAAAAGATAAAGCATTTAAAATGGTTTGAGCGGCTATCAATGATTTTTTATAAACGCCGCCGTTATGTTTGTGATTGTGGAAAGCGTTTTTCTGAAGATAATCCATTTGTGGAGAGATACCAACAATATTCGAAAGAATGGAATCAAGTAGCACGTATAAAAGCTATTAAAGGAAAAACTTTTAAGGAGACTGCTGAAGTTTTAGGGACATCAATTACAACAATTATTCGTAGGTTTGATTCTGTTTTAAATGATAAATTGGCTAATGGAGTTGAATTACCTAAGCATATCGCTATTGATGAATATAAGGGCGATACAGATGCAGGAACTTATCAGCTCATTATTGCGAATGCAGAAACACATGAACCGCTTGATATCTTACCCAACCGTCGTAAAAATACAATTAAAGATTACTTAAGAAAATTTGGTAGCTCGGTTAATGTCGTAGTGATGGATATGAACCCTCATTTTAAAGAAGCCGTTAAAAAGGCATTAAGTCGACCTGTAATCGTGGCCGATCGATTTCACTATAGTCGTTATATTTACTGGGCCTTAGACGAGGTTCGTAGAATCGTTCAGAAAGAATGGCATGCTTATGATCGCAAACAGTGTAAAAGGATGCGGCATGTATTGTATAAGAGAAAAGAGAAATTAAAGGAAAAGGATCGCTGGTACTTAAATCGTTATCTCGGAATGTCAGATGTTTTAAAACAAGCATACATACTTAAAGAAGCTTATTGTAAATGGTTAGACTGGGCCAAAAAAACGAATGACATAAAAGAAATAAAAGAAAAATTATTTGAATTCTACAAGCAGGTAGAAGAATCAAATATTCCTGCGTTTATTAAGGCAATTCAAACCTTTAAGAATTGGCAAGTAGAGATATTGAATAGCTTCAGTTACGGTTACTCTAACGGCTTTTTAGAAGGGATAAATAATAAATCGAAAGTTATTAAACGAAATGCCTACGGCTTTAAGAGATTTGAGCATTATAAAGGTAAAATATTATTAAGCAATCAATATAAAGAAATCGGTGTTCATTTAGGATGA